Proteins from a genomic interval of Kitasatospora kifunensis:
- a CDS encoding DUF3618 domain-containing protein yields the protein MGKGKTKDAARDDAGRTTAEIEANIARTRTQLADTLDELAMRVHPTTVAAQVRAKALASVEQRAGRFYVGVSRGVEQLKAQFVDEKGQPRKERIVPAVLVGGGVLLLVASARKRKRD from the coding sequence GTGGGCAAGGGGAAGACGAAGGACGCGGCGCGGGACGACGCCGGGCGGACCACCGCCGAGATCGAGGCGAACATCGCGCGCACGCGGACCCAGCTGGCGGACACGCTGGACGAGCTGGCGATGCGGGTGCACCCGACCACGGTGGCGGCCCAGGTCCGGGCGAAGGCGCTGGCCTCGGTGGAGCAGCGGGCCGGGCGGTTCTACGTAGGCGTGAGCCGGGGCGTGGAGCAGCTGAAGGCCCAGTTCGTGGACGAGAAGGGGCAGCCGCGCAAGGAGCGGATCGTGCCCGCGGTGCTGGTCGGCGGCGGTGTGCTGCTGTTGGTCGCCTCGGCGCGCAAGCGCAAGCGCGACTGA
- a CDS encoding GroES family chaperonin: MSAGLPEHGRHDRLGEKLPIRMLHDRVLVRPEGEGERRSTGGILIPATAELSKRCSWAEAVAVGQSVRAVEPGDRVLYDPEDKLEVEVRGATYVLLRERDLHAVAAERLKDTEGSTGLYL; the protein is encoded by the coding sequence GTGTCCGCCGGGTTGCCCGAACACGGCCGACACGACCGGCTGGGCGAGAAGCTGCCGATCCGGATGCTGCACGACCGGGTGTTGGTCCGCCCCGAGGGGGAGGGCGAGCGCCGTTCGACCGGCGGCATCCTGATCCCCGCCACGGCCGAGCTGTCCAAGCGGTGCAGCTGGGCGGAGGCGGTGGCGGTGGGCCAGTCCGTGCGTGCGGTGGAGCCCGGCGACCGGGTGCTGTACGACCCGGAGGACAAGCTGGAGGTCGAGGTGCGCGGCGCGACCTACGTGCTGCTGCGCGAGCGCGACCTGCACGCGGTGGCCGCCGAGCGGCTGAAGGACACGGAGGGGTCGACGGGGCTGTACCTGTAG